A region of Sulfurimonas sp. DNA encodes the following proteins:
- a CDS encoding NAD(P)/FAD-dependent oxidoreductase translates to MNKKVAIVGGGASGLICAIFCAKNSCEVDIYEQNSKCGKKILVSGNGRCNITNKNLNTTDYFGENPSFCLDAINNFGYKEFSDFASSIGLLLDVKDDGRCYPLSNESKSVLSIFLSYATSLGVKIHLDKKITDIKNLYKKHDFVVIATGSQAGEHLGGNDDGYKFAKEFGHNIIDTYPSLVQLHLNSSIASKMSGVKTFAKVTLLINNKKDISTSGDILFTSYGISGFAILDISQKVSVALMECNKVDICINLLPSFNAQKLSSHISKLMQKMPNLSIIDILVGLISLKIAKGILQSVNLSIDAKANDINIKQCKKIANELLNWRFEVSDTHGFRHGEVSGGGVDTSEINPKTMESLKKQNLYFCGEVIDILGKRGGYNFAFAWASGYSCAKDINKNCKHKE, encoded by the coding sequence ATGAATAAAAAAGTTGCGATTGTAGGTGGCGGAGCGTCTGGACTTATTTGTGCAATATTTTGTGCAAAAAACTCTTGTGAGGTTGATATCTATGAACAAAACTCAAAGTGTGGTAAAAAAATTCTAGTCTCTGGTAATGGCAGATGCAACATTACAAATAAAAACTTAAATACAACAGACTATTTCGGAGAAAATCCATCTTTTTGCTTAGATGCTATAAATAATTTTGGTTATAAAGAATTTAGCGATTTTGCATCTAGTATAGGTCTCTTGTTGGATGTGAAAGACGATGGCAGATGCTATCCTCTGAGCAATGAGTCAAAAAGTGTACTTTCTATCTTTCTTAGTTATGCTACAAGTCTTGGTGTTAAAATTCACCTAGATAAGAAAATAACAGATATCAAAAATCTTTATAAAAAACATGATTTTGTTGTTATAGCAACTGGTTCACAAGCTGGCGAGCATCTAGGTGGAAATGATGATGGATATAAATTTGCAAAAGAATTTGGACACAATATAATTGACACTTACCCATCTTTAGTTCAACTTCATCTAAACTCATCTATTGCATCTAAAATGAGTGGTGTAAAAACTTTCGCAAAAGTAACTCTACTTATTAATAATAAAAAAGATATTTCTACCTCTGGTGATATTTTATTTACATCTTACGGTATTTCTGGTTTTGCAATTTTAGATATTTCCCAAAAAGTGAGTGTAGCCTTAATGGAGTGTAATAAGGTTGATATTTGCATAAACCTTCTTCCATCTTTTAATGCTCAAAAATTATCTTCTCATATATCTAAGCTAATGCAAAAAATGCCAAATTTATCAATTATTGATATTTTAGTAGGACTAATTTCACTTAAAATTGCCAAAGGCATACTCCAAAGTGTGAATCTAAGTATAGATGCAAAAGCAAATGATATAAACATAAAACAATGTAAAAAAATTGCTAATGAATTGCTAAATTGGCGTTTTGAGGTTAGTGATACTCATGGTTTTCGTCATGGAGAAGTTAGTGGTGGTGGAGTTGATACAAGTGAAATAAATCCTAAAACAATGGAGTCTTTAAAAAAACAAAATCTTTACTTTTGTGGAGAAGTGATTGATATACTAGGAAAAAGAGGAGGATATAATTTTGCCTTTGCTTGGGCTAGTGGTTACTCTTGTGCTAAAGATATAAATAAAAATTGTAAACATAAAGAATAA
- a CDS encoding response regulator transcription factor translates to MKSKLRLLYAEDEKIVRDFFLEIFKRYFEYIEVAENGKQALELYEKNKFDIAILDVSMPQLNGLNVASTIRETDSDIEIIMLAAFTDTDKLLKAINLHLFSYLSKPVKLKELDSTLNRVITKLSKNIKIKINDFYHWDVKKEKLYYLLDEVKLSKKEHSLTKILIQNPHKYHTSCEIQNTIMKSYPESDIHCNNTIQLISRFKKKMLKSYNKEHFFIDNVYGLGYKIIS, encoded by the coding sequence ATGAAAAGCAAACTAAGACTATTATATGCTGAAGATGAAAAAATAGTACGAGATTTTTTTTTAGAAATTTTTAAAAGATATTTTGAATATATAGAAGTAGCTGAGAATGGGAAACAAGCTTTAGAATTATATGAAAAAAATAAATTTGATATTGCAATTTTAGATGTATCTATGCCACAATTAAATGGTTTAAATGTCGCTTCTACTATCAGAGAAACCGATAGTGATATTGAAATAATTATGCTTGCTGCTTTTACTGATACAGACAAACTTTTAAAAGCTATTAACCTACACTTATTTTCCTATCTATCCAAACCTGTGAAATTAAAGGAGTTAGATTCTACTCTAAACAGAGTTATAACAAAACTATCAAAAAATATTAAAATTAAAATTAATGATTTTTATCATTGGGATGTAAAAAAAGAAAAGCTGTACTATCTGTTAGATGAAGTGAAGCTATCTAAAAAAGAACACTCTTTAACAAAAATTTTAATACAAAATCCACATAAATATCATACTTCTTGTGAGATTCAAAATACTATTATGAAATCTTATCCAGAGAGTGACATACATTGCAACAACACAATTCAACTTATTTCAAGATTTAAGAAAAAAATGCTAAAATCATACAACAAAGAGCATTTTTTCATAGACAATGTCTATGGATTAGGCTACAAAATAATTTCTTAG